A region of the Methanobrevibacter arboriphilus JCM 13429 = DSM 1125 genome:
CCTCACCACTAATCTTAACAGCTGTATTACCAGTGAAATTACAACCACTCACAGTATTATTAACATCACGAGAATTATAAATAGCACCACCAGTAGTAGCTTTGTTATTAGCAAAACTAGAATCAGTCACATTCGAATAATTACCAGCATTACAAATAGCACCACCAGCACCACTAAGTTCAAAATCATACATCACCCTGTTAGCTGCGTTATTAGTGAAGATAGAACCACTCACACTCAAATAACTACGATTATTATGAATAGCACCGCCACTACCATTAGTAGCATTATTATTAGTGAAATTACAACCATTCACATTAAAAGAACCAGTAGTATAATTATTACAAATAGCACCACCACTACCATTATTAGCTCTATTACTAATGAAATTAGAACCAATCACATTAAAAGAACCAGTATTATAGTTATAAATAGCACCACCACTACTATTAGCTCTATTACTAGTGAAATTAGAACCAATCACATTAGAACCACCACTACTAATATAGTTATAAATAGCACCACCAAAAATATTAGCTGTATTACTAGTAAAATCAGAACCACTCACACTCAAATAACCACCAGTATTATAAATAGCACCACCACTTTTATTAGCTATATTATTAGTGAATTTAGAATCACTCACATTCAAAGAAGTACCAGTATTATAAATAGCACCTCCAAGACCATTAGTAGCATTATTAGCTCTATTAGTAGTAAAAATAGAATTACTAATAGTCATATTAGCACCAGAATTATAAATAGCACCACCACTACCATTAGTAGCATTATTACTAGTGAAATTACAACCACTCACAGTCAAATAACCACCAGTATTATAAATAGCACCACCCGGACCATTAGTAGCATTATTAGCTCTATTAGTAGTAAAAATAGAATTACTAATAGTCATATTAGCACCAGTATTATAAATAGCACCGCCACGACCATTAGCAGCATTATTACTAGTGAAATTAGAACCACTCACAGTCAAATAACCACCAGTATTATAAATAGCACCACCATCAATAGCTGTGTTATTAACAAAATTAGAACCATTTACAACAAGACCGCTGCCATTATTATAAATAGCTCTAGTATTATTAATGAAACTACAATTAATCACACTAAGATTAAAACCATTATTATAAACAGAATCAACACCACGAGTAAAAATTAGATTAATTAAAGTGAGATTAGCTGCTGATATATTAAATATTCCTCCAGAACCTTCTGCATTAAACACTGGATTTCCAAACTCACCAATAATAATAATGCCATCAAAGCTATCATTTAAAGTTAAACCAGTATTACCCAATCCAGTATAATTAACAGCCCCACCATCTGCTCCAGCTATATGAATTGTCACATTAGTTAAATTACCAACAAATACAAGATCTAATGCATCTGAAAGATTTGAAAATGCCTTTTCCCAGCTACTACCATCTGGATTAAGATCAGTACTTGAAGAATTCACATACAAATCACTATAAGAAATTACACTATCATAAGTATAAACATAATCATCAACACTAAAAGTTTGATCCTCAAATGGAGATGAACGAGTAGCCCTGTTTACACGAGCATCATAACTTATATTTTCAATGTCATTAGATTGCAATAATTCAAAGTAAGGAAGTAAAGCTGGATTAAAATCAGAAGAATCATTTAAGCTAATATTATAATAAAAATTACCAAAAGGCTGATAAACAATACCTACAATAACATAGTTATCAAGAATAAGAATACCCTCACTACCATTTACATAAATATAATCAGAAGGAGAAGTTATATTACCCCACCAGTTAAGATTAGCATTTAAGTTACCAGAACCAGTATAATAAATAGCTGTACCAGTAGTAGCATTATTATTATAAAAACGATTATAAATCAAAGTAACATTACTACTATTAAAGTAGATTGCACCACCAATAGTAGCTGTATTATTAATGAAAGCAGAACCATTAATATTAACAGTAATAACACTTCCAACAAAAGCAATTGCACCACCAGTAATAGCACTATTATTAATAAAATTAGAACTATTTATACTAAAATTACCAAGTAAATCTTTATTGAAATAGATTGCACCACCACTAGAACCAGTAGTAGTAGTAGTATTAATAAAATTACAACCAATTATACTAAAGCCATTATTAACACTACTATTAAAATAAATAGCTCTACCATCACCACCATCAGTACTATCAACACTAACATTACTAGCTCCATTATTAATGAATGATGAATTCACAATACTACCTATAGTACATCCACTTTCAACTAGTATAGCCCTATAATTATTCACAAAATAGCTATCTATAATCATGATATTACTGGCATTAAGAACAACAAGAACACCATCATAAGAAGAAACATTACTAATAGTAAGATTAACATCACGATTAAAAACATAAACATTCCAAATACCACTAACATTATTACCAAAATAACTATAACCTGATGTAGAATTAATAACAAAGCTATTATCATTATTAGTTTTTATAAAAACCATACCATTAGTCACATTGGAAAAAGTCAAATTAGTAAAATAAGGAACAAGACGACCCAATTTAGCTCCATTAACAATTGTAAAAGTCCCAATATCATTAAAAGAACAATTAGTAAGAGTCAAAGTAAAAGAAACTATTAAACCAGAACCAAAAGCATTTCTTGCAACATTAAATAAAGTATTAACATTAGAAAGATTAGAATTAGTAACAGTTATACCTTTCAAATAAGACACACTAAACTGAGAATTATTAAATACTGAATTATCAACACTAATATAACCAGTAGAATCCTGATACATAAAAACAAGAGGTGTTGTGATAACAGTATTATAAAAACTACAATTAATTAAATAATTAGTACCTCCATTCCTAGCAGGTATTCCGAGATTAGAAATATTATACACAGTACAGTTAGTAAAACTAAAATAGGGAGTAGGACCAGAATAAGTACCATCGAAACCAAGTTTATAGTTATTACCATATATAATAACACCTGTAAAAATCGTACTAGGGGAACCACCTACATAGTGGATAGCTCGAATATTAGTACTCATATTTAAAATGACATCAGAAGCATTAGCAACATAAGAGTTACTATACTTACCAGAATTAATATGAATATAGCTATCATTAAAATCATAAAAACCAGAATTTAAGATAACAGTCACAGTATTTCTACGATAAACTCCATCGGTAGTTCCATCTATCTCAGTTAATTTTGCTTGAAGATCATCTCCATTATTTAAAACAATAGTCTGAGCAGAGGCAATATAACACGTACCTGATTTACCAATATTATAAGTACTACCATCATAAGTAACATTTATAGAAATATCAAGATCACCATAGTCATACTTAGG
Encoded here:
- a CDS encoding beta strand repeat-containing protein; this encodes MNLMINSKLVGNSNFKSNKFIIKLIKFSFLVLLVFLAGFMFVSSVSAADVDSNVTVPSFYDDRVNEISGVVFNTTDNTTISGANVSVNVHSAQRGDFGTNTTTTDDSGKWIVGFFVPKYDYGDLDISINVTYDGSTYNIGKSGTCYIASAQTIVLNNGDDLQAKLTEIDGTTDGVYRRNTVTVILNSGFYDFNDSYIHINSGKYSNSYVANASDVILNMSTNIRAIHYVGGSPSTIFTGVIIYGNNYKLGFDGTYSGPTPYFSFTNCTVYNISNLGIPARNGGTNYLINCSFYNTVITTPLVFMYQDSTGYISVDNSVFNNSQFSVSYLKGITVTNSNLSNVNTLFNVARNAFGSGLIVSFTLTLTNCSFNDIGTFTIVNGAKLGRLVPYFTNLTFSNVTNGMVFIKTNNDNSFVINSTSGYSYFGNNVSGIWNVYVFNRDVNLTISNVSSYDGVLVVLNASNIMIIDSYFVNNYRAILVESGCTIGSIVNSSFINNGASNVSVDSTDGGDGRAIYFNSSVNNGFSIIGCNFINTTTTTGSSGGAIYFNKDLLGNFSINSSNFINNSAITGGAIAFVGSVITVNINGSAFINNTATIGGAIYFNSSNVTLIYNRFYNNNATTGTAIYYTGSGNLNANLNWWGNITSPSDYIYVNGSEGILILDNYVIVGIVYQPFGNFYYNISLNDSSDFNPALLPYFELLQSNDIENISYDARVNRATRSSPFEDQTFSVDDYVYTYDSVISYSDLYVNSSSTDLNPDGSSWEKAFSNLSDALDLVFVGNLTNVTIHIAGADGGAVNYTGLGNTGLTLNDSFDGIIIIGEFGNPVFNAEGSGGIFNISAANLTLINLIFTRGVDSVYNNGFNLSVINCSFINNTRAIYNNGSGLVVNGSNFVNNTAIDGGAIYNTGGYLTVSGSNFTSNNAANGRGGAIYNTGANMTISNSIFTTNRANNATNGPGGAIYNTGGYLTVSGCNFTSNNATNGSGGAIYNSGANMTISNSIFTTNRANNATNGLGGAIYNTGTSLNVSDSKFTNNIANKSGGAIYNTGGYLSVSGSDFTSNTANIFGGAIYNYISSGGSNVIGSNFTSNRANSSGGAIYNYNTGSFNVIGSNFISNRANNGSGGAICNNYTTGSFNVNGCNFTNNNATNGSGGAIHNNRSYLSVSGSIFTNNAANRVMYDFELSGAGGAICNAGNYSNVTDSSFANNKATTGGAIYNSRDVNNTVSGCNFTGNTAVKISGEGSGDGGAISNNNGVNLTVLNSVFISNSANGSGGAIFNFDAVNVSVSNSNFTGNTATSFSGAINNGNGGNFNVTGCNFTNNKAGDRGGAIFNNDWTMYVFNSTFTGNNATVGGGAIYNHDSAPYLNVSSCNFTNNKANDGGAILNYLSTNMSVSGCNFVNNTAIRGGSVNINGGTVVLNYNRFYNNNASQGSSVFYNSISGSSLNANLNWWGNVSTESPYAYVYVDGSSGSLVFANHVIVGIVHQPSNFYYNISLNDSSAFNPALLPYFELVQSSYIENISYDARVNKTGSLFPFNQNFIVDDYVCTYAVPYNDLYVNSSNNNPDSDGSSWEKAFSNLSAALNLISMWNFSNVTIHIAGADGGAVDYTGIGVNTGFTLNNSFDRLIIIGEFGNPVFNAGGSGRIFTISATNVTLINLNITSSAGPIYSTGANLSIINCSFINNTGNSIQNTGAGLIVNGSNFIGTGATINSNNFLFVLFLFYK